In Candidatus Manganitrophus morganii, the genomic window GATGGAGAAGATTTCGTTGAGCGGCCGGCCGAGAGCCTCTTCCTGATTCGTTCCGGTGAGGCCTTCGGCGACCTTGTTCATCAAGATGATCTTTCCCTCCGTATCGGTCGCGATGACGCCGTCGCCGATGGAGCGAAGGGTCACCGCCAACCGGTTTTTTTCCGCCGACAGCGCTTCTTCCGATCGTTTTCGTCCGACCACCACTCCCAATTGGGAGGCGAGCGCGGAGACCAGCCGGATCAACCGCTCATCTTCTCTGCGCGATTCCGAGATATACCATTCCAGCACGGCCACCACTTGATCCGCGGCCAGGACGGGAACGGCAAATCCGGATTTGAGTCCCGCCTCGGTCGCCGCCGGCGCGCGGGAGCAGTTCTCCGCCTGCGATAAATCCTGCACCCAGACCGGCTGCTTTGTTGAGAAGGCGATTCCCGGAAGCCCCTCTCCGGGGTGAAGGGTCATCTCTCTGCTCATCCATCTGAGTTTTTCGAAACGACCTTCCCGGCGATACCATGTCGGACTGCAAGCGAGGGTTTTCCCATCGGGTTGCGGTATCCAGGCCTGCCCGATCTCCCATCCGGTCGCCTCGCAGATCTTCTCCATTGCGACATAAAGCGCGGCGGGAAGACTCGGCGATTCACCGACCGCGAGGAGAATCGCCTGAAGCAGGACGACCTCATCCTCGGCCCGCCGTTGCTCGGTGATGTCTCTCACCACGCCGATCATCCGTACCGGCTTTCCCTCCTCGTCGAAGAAGGGCTCTCCTTGAGCGGCAATCCAATGGATGCTCCCGTCCGGCCAGACGATCCGAAATTTGTCCCGGAGGGTGCGGCGCTCGACAATGGCAAGCGCCAGGGCGCGCTCCACCCCCTCTCGGTCTTCCGGATGGATCCGTCCCTCGAAATCCTTATAGGTGCCCTTGAAAGTGCCGGGCGCCATGCCCCATAATTCCTCGTGGCCGCGGGACCAGACAATTTTGCCGGTCTCCATGTTCCAATCCCAGGTGCCGATCCGCCCCGCCTGGAGCGCGAGCCGGACGCGCGCTTCGGCTTCTCTCAACGCCTCCTCGGCCCGTTTTCGTTCGCTGATGTCGCGGACGAAAGCGACATGAAATTCATCATTGCCGAGCCAGAGGTGTTCCGCGGAAACCTCCACCGGAAAGACGAGGCCGTCCTTTCGACGATGCAAAGTTTCAATGTGGACCGAATCGGTTTTATCTTCCAGAAGTTGCGCCCACACCTGCTTCCATCTTTCTTTGGGGTAGATCGGATCGATGTCCCAGAGTTTCAGGCTCAACAGCTCGTCACGCGTGTAGCCGAGCGAGCGGCAGGCCTGTTCATTCACATAAGAGAAGCCGGCCTCGCGGGTCATAAAGAAGACCGCGTCCGGCGCATGCTCCATGGAGAACTGGAACCGCTGCAGCGCCTCCTCCACCCGCTTGCGTTCGCCGTTTTCTCTTTGGAGCGCGGAGAGAAGGGCGTTGGTCCGGCTGAGCGTCAGATTGCTCAGCTCATCTTGCACAAGGTCGGCGAGATCTTTCAACGCTTTCAGATCGGCCTCGGTCATCTGCCGCGGCCGGCTGTCGATGATGCAGAGGGTGCCGAGGTTGCGGCCATCGGGTCCGGAAAGGGGACAGCCGGCATAAAATCGAAGAAAGGGGGGGCCGGTCACCAGGGGGTTATCGGAGAAGCGGGGGTCTTCTTTGGAATCAGGGACCACGAAGATGTCGCGGCCGAGGATCGTGTGACCGCAGAAGGAGATGGAGCGTTGGGTTTCGGAGAGGGTGAGCCCCTGAGTCGATTTGAACCATTGCCTGCTTGCATCAACGAGTGTGACGAGTGCGATCGGAACGTCGAAAAGCCGCGCGGCCATCCGGGTTATCCGATCGAACCGCTCTTCGCGGGGGGTGTCGAGAATCTGCAGGCTTCGAAGCGATGCGAGTCTCTGCTCCTCATCTGGGGGGATCTCAGGTTCTTTCATCGCGTGCTCCTTCAGCCGGTTTTCTATACACCCGGGTTGTACAAAGGGGAGCGATTGAGAGATCGTCCGGCCCGTTCACCATCGTGTTTTTCCCTGAGCCATACCGAAAATGACTTATTAGAGGCTTTTATGGAGGGAACGCTATCACAATTCTAAAAAATATGTCAATAGTAATAGTCGCGAGTAATAGTCGCGGCGCGAACGGACGCGCTCATTTTCCAAGAGCCGATATCGCGCCGTTCGGCCTTTCCTCTCCATTTTCCGCTTTCCGTAGTAAGCATTCTTGATTGACGGATGGAAATTCTCTGATACCTTTTGCCAGAGGGTTATGCAGGATCGAAGAAAGTCCCCCAGAATTCCGATTGTTTCCATCGCCCGCCTGACGCTCGAAGGGATGGGAAGGGAGAAGTCCGTTTTGGTCCGGGATATCTCCACCCACGGCGTCGGAATCTACACCGAGGAAGCATACCAGCAAGGAGATCTCGTGGTGATCCATCTTGTTCTGACCGGAGATCGGTCCGAGACGATCACCGAATCGGTGGCGGGCGAAGTGGCCTGGGTCACCCCCCTTCCGGACGGAGCCCACTATGCGGTCGGTATCCGCTTTGAGAACATGGAAGTGGAAAGGCCTAAGCTCTATGCATATGTGAAGCATCTTGAGCGGATCAACCCCGGGGTGGACCCAAAAGCGTCCGCCTGACCGGGTCGTCCGAATGGGTCTCATCCATCCGTGTCATTTTCTACCCCCGTTTTAATATCGTAAAATAATTTCAGAATGGATGAACCTATCGGGAGGAGGCCATGCCTTTTGCAACGGATCCCACTCAATCGTTTAAAATTTTTGGCCTTGCCGGGAGCCTTCGGCAGGGTTCTTTTAACCGCGCTCTGCTTCTCGCCGCCGTCGAAGTGGCGCCGAAAGGGGTGGAGATCCGGATCTTTGATGGCCTTGGAGAGATTCCCCCTTTCAACGCCGATGTCGAAGCGGAGGGGGATCCGGAGCCGGTCGTCGCGATGAAATCGGCGATTCGAGAAGCCGATGCGTTGTTGATCGCCACCCCCGAGTACAATTACGGCATTCCCGGGGTTCTCAAAAACGCCATCGATTGGGCCTCGCGTCCGCCGGACGGGTCGGTCCTGCAAGGCAAGCCGGCCGCCATCATGGGGGCGACCCCGGGGATGACCGGGACCGCGCGCGCACAGCTCGCGCTCCGCCAGGCTTTTCTATTTACCGAGACCTATGCCGTCCTGCAGCCGGAGGTGCTGGTCGCCCGCGCGCACGAGAAGATCGACGGCCAGGGGCGCTTGAACGATAAGGCGACGCGTAACTTTATCCGCGAGCTCCTTGAATCCCTGATCGGGTGGACGCTTCAACTACGCCAAGGGGCGGCGCGGCGCGAGGCCGCCTGACGATCGATTGTTTTCACGCCGAGACCGAAAGCGACAGACAAAAGTCAAGAGACGCAAGTCTGCCGACCCGCCTCCATTCCATATTCTCCTGGTATAATTGTAATTAGAAATTTGAGATCGACGCAGTCCGTGAACGCGACGCGGCGGGGAGCGGCGTTTTGCAAGCCGCCGCGAAAACCTGGGGTGAATATGAAGCGATATGTTCTTGCGTGTCATGAGGGGGCGCCCAACGGGCCGGCCCCGAAGTTATTAAGCGAGCAGGGGATCGACCGGATTCTTCACCGGACGATCCTTGGATGGTCTCCGAACATCGGGTTGTATGGGGCGGGCGGGCCCGGCTTCTGGGGCTTCAAGTTGGCCGAAACAGATCAGTTTCCTGAGGAATGGCTCATCCTGACCGTCTGGAACGCAGGCGATTGTCTCCTCTTCGACGGCGAGAAAGGGGAGGTCGTCGCGGCGGAATTCATCGCGATGGATCCGGACGCCGGCGTGGAGGCCTTTTATCAGCATTATGTCGCCCGGATTAACGAGATCACGGAAAAGGTGGTCGGATCGAAGATCATCGAAGCCTGCATCACGCCGGCCTCTTCCGAAATTTTATTTCAACAGGCAGACCGAACACACCGCCTGGAGATCCCGAAAGGCGCCGCTTCCTCTCTCGGTCGATCCTGGCAATCGGAAGAAAATCAGCGCGACGCATGGGTCCTCTCCGAACAAAACGAGTTATGGGCTTAAGTTCATATTGATCGAATGAGATCCTGCCGATCACCCCTCTTTCGTATGTCGGTCACCGGATAAACCTGCCGATCAGCCGTTGTATAAAATTCCTTCTCTTCTCGATTGCCTTTCCTCCGAGCGATTGTTTAAACTGGAACTGTTGCCGTAGGGGTGGAGCAATCTCATGTTCAAGATTCTTCGGAAAGCGGGTCTCTGCTTTGTCTTGTTTCTCTGTTTACAGACGCGGGTCGCCTTTGCTTCTCATTATGTCGATCAGGTCGAGGCGGACCTTTCGGAGGAGGTCGGCGATCAGATCGCACCGAAATTGGGTGAAAATCTCACTGAGGAGGACCGAGCTTACGCCTATTTCCTCCTGGCCGTTTATAAACACGACCCCGCCGCGAGAGATAAGGCGGAGGGGGCTTACGCGCATCTGAATACCCCCGCGAGCGAGGCGTATCTCGGAACAATCGAGATGTTGAAGGCCCGCGATTCGGAAGGAGGCTTCTTTCGAATATTTAAAAAGAAAAGGTTGGTTCAAGAAGGAATCGAGAAGCTCGATCACGCCGTCCGGACGCACCCGGATGATCCGCAGGTGCGCATCGTCCGGGCGATCGCCTACCTCCGCGTCCCCTCTTACTTCGGAAAGTTCGAAGAAGGTTTGGCCGACATGGAGAAGGTCATCCGCTGGATCGAAGAGGGAAAGCTCAACGTGCCGGAGGAAGAGCTTCTCTTCAGGGACCGCTCTTCGCTTTATTATTACGCGGGACAATATTATCTGAAGAAGGGGGAGAGAAAGAAAGCGAAGGAGATGTTCTCCAAAGCGACCGGCTCGACCTTCCACACCCCGTTCGCGGTCGCATCCCGAAAGCGGATCGGAGCGCTTTCGTAAAACCCTGCCTACGATCCGCTCGATCTTATCCCACCCCCGCCGCCATCGCCTGGACAATTCGGATGAGCGGCGTCGGATAGGTCCCCAGCCAGATTAGCAATCCTGCCAAGACAATGATCAGCCCCCTTCCTAAAAAGGAAATAGATGCAATCGGCGCTGCCGGCTCTGCGTTTGCAAAGAGCGCGACGATCACCCGGAGGTAATAAAAGACGCTGATCCCGCTGGTGATGACCAGGATGAAGACCAAGGTCCAAAGGGCCGAAGCGGCCCCCGCCGCAACCAGATAGAATTTTCCGACGAAGCCGGCCGTGAGCGGCAGCCCCGCCAGAGAAAGCAGCATTGCGGTGAAGATCCCCGCCAGAAGGGGCCGGCGCCAGAAGAGGCCGCGGTAATCGTCGATCTGGTCGGCCTCGCGGTCTGGATGGGAGAGCAGGGTCACCACGCCGAACGCCCCCAGCGTCGTGACAAAATAAGTGACCAGGTAAAACGTGACCGTCTCGACGGCGAACCGTCCCGCCGCCAGAAAAGCGACCAGGATATACCCCATCTGCGCGATCGAGGAGTAAGCCAGAATCCGTTTGACGTTGCTTTGAAGGAGCGCCAGGAAATTTCCGGCGATCATCGAGGCGGCGGCGATCAGCGCGATCAGGAAGACGATCGGCCCGGCCGCGGGATCCCCGGCTGCGGCGCTTGGAATAAGCGCGGCCGTTTGGAGTGTGGGATTTACCGCGGCGACTTGCGCGCGCAGCAGGAGGGCGAACATCGCTCCCTTCGAGACGGTCGCGATGAACGCGGTGACCGGCGCGGGGGCCCCTTCGTAGACGTCGGGGGTCCAGAGGTGAAATGGGACCAGGGAGAGCTTGAAGCCGACGCCGGTTAGGATCAGCACCGCTCCCGACAAGATCAGGATCGTCTCCATCGGTTGATCTCCGGCCAGCAGCGATGCGATCCGGCGGAACGACATTGTGCCGAGCGCCGCGTAGATCAGCGCCATCCCGAAGAGGAGAAAGGCGCTCGAGACGGCGGCGAGGATGAGATACTTGATTCCGGCCTCGAGCGGCCGTTTTCGGTCGGGGAGGTAGGCATTCATCGCGAAGAGGGGGATGCTGAGCGTTTCCAGCCCGAGAAAGAACGAAGCGAAGTGGCTGCTCGACGCCAGGACCGCCGCCCCGAGGGTCGCCACCAGGAGGAGAACATAGAACTCTTCGCGGCGTCCCTCTTTTTTTTCGAAGTAATCGTAGGAGAAAAGGGCCACGGCGGCGGCCCCCGCGACAATCAGGCCGATGTAGAAGAGGGCGTACCGGTCGACCAGAAGAAGCGGCGTGACCTGCCGGGGGGCGACCCGGAGGCTGATGAAGAGTGAGAAGAAGGCGGCGGTCAGCCCGAGGGTCGTCAGCCCGACCGTCCACCGATGGCTCCGGACGACGGCGATCAGGAGCATGACGGCCACGGAGGTCGCGGTGATGATTAAGAACGGGAGCAGCGCGGTGAAGTCGGCGGGCTGCATCATCCTCTCCCTAAAGCGACGGCGGTTTGACCGGCGGCAAGCTGAAGCGCCTCCATCGTCGCCTGAAAGGTCTCGAAGACCGGCTGGGGATAGATTCCGAGCCAGACGATGGTGAGAATCAGGGGGACAAGGATCAGGATCTCCCGCGTTCCGAGGTCGGGGAGGGTCCAGCCGTTGCGGTTCGGCCCGTGGAAGACCTTCTGTACCAGGCGCATTCCGTAGAAGGTGCCGACCAAAATCCCGACCGCCGCCCAGACGGTCAGCGCCACGCTGACCCGGTAGGTCCCCAGCAGCACCAAGACCTCGGCGATAAAGTTCCCGAGGCCCGGAAGACCGATCGCCGCCATCGTGAAGAGAAAGCCGACCCCGCTCCACCGCGGCATCGTCGACCAGAGCCCCCCCATCCGGTCGATCTCGCGGGTATGGGTCCGCTCCTGAATTTGCCCGACCAAAATAAAGAGCGCCCCGGTACTGATTCCATGCGCGAGCATCTCCATCACCGCCCCCTGAATCCCGAGCGCATTCCAGGAAAAGACGCCGAGGAGCACAAAGCCGAGATGGCTGACGCTGGTGTAGGCGACGAGCCGCTTGAGGTCGGTTTGCGAAAAGGCGAGAAATGCGCCGTAGATGATGCCGATCACGCCGAGCGTCATAACATAAGGGGCGACCTCGCGCGCGGCCTGCGGAAAAAGAGGGAAGATGAATCGGAGCAGGCCGTAGGCGCCGGTCTTCAGCAACAGTCCCGCTAAGATCACGCTCCCCGCCGTCGGGGCCTCCGTATGGGCATCGGGCAGCCAGGTATGAAAAGGGAACATCGGGAGCTTCACGGCGAAGGAGGCAAAAAACCCGAGCATGATCCAGCGGGCGGTTTCCGGCCTCAAAGGGGTGTTGAGCAGGTCCTCATACGCGAAGGAATAGTTGCCGGTCGCCCGGCCGTGGATCAGGTAGAGCGCCAGGATGGCGATCAGCATCAACAGCCCGCCGATGTGGGTGAAGATGAAAAACTTGATGGCGGCGTAGATCCGGCGCTCATGTCCCCAGATCGCGATCAAGAAGGTCATCGGAATCAGCATCAGCTCCCAGGCAAAATAAAAGAGGAAGAGATCGACCGCGAGGAAAACGCCGACGATCCCGGACAAGACCCAGAGCAGATTGAAGTGGAAAAATCCGACCCGCTCTTGAATCTCGCGCCAGGAGGCGAGGACTGACAGAATGCCGAGGAAGAAGGTGAGGACGATCAGCAAAAGGCTCAAGCCGTCCATCGCGAGGTGAAACGTGATCCCGAACCGCGGAATCCAGGGAAGATTGATCTCTTCGAGCCAGGCGACCGGCCGCTCGGCGGAAAAGGTCATCACCCGTCCGGCGTTTCGAACCCAGAGGACGATTGAGAGAATGAAGCCGAGCCCGACCGCGATGAGGGAGATCCATCGGGAGGTGTTTTTCCCGTCACGGCCAAACGCCCAGGCGAGCAGGCCGCCGATCAAAGGAATTAAAATAAGCCAAACCAGAATCATAGAAGCACCACCCATCCAAGAAAGAAGATCGTTCCCGCCGCCAGTCCGGCGGCATACCATCGAACCCGTCCCGTCTCCGTCCGGCGGAGCATCTCATAAAAGACGGCCGCCAGGCGGGCCAGGCCGGTATAGATCGAATCGATGAGGTCGTGAAGGCTGACCGAGGACAACAAGAAGACCGGCCGGACCAGCCATCGCTCATAAAACCGGTCAACCAGATCGCGCCGGGCCGCTTCGGCCAGGAGGATATACGGCCGGACGAAGAGCCGATCATAGAGCGGGTCGAATCCCCAGCCGGCAGACCAAAACCGATGGAGCGCCCGACCGACCGGACGTCCCGCCAGCGATTCCGCGAGCGACGGCCGCCGCAGGTAAAAGAGGTATGCGAGGAAAAGACCGAGGAGGGAGGCGGCCGTCACAAACGCTTCCGACCCGATTTCGGTCATCCCCCCCGCTGCGTGCAGGGCGCTTGCTTCGGTGTGCGGCAGGACGGTCTGGAGAAAATGCGTCAGGAGAAGTTTGTTCCCGAGCGCGGGGGGAAGATTGATGAACCCGCCGATGATCGAGAGGACCCCCAAGACAATGAGCGGAATCCGGATGAGAAGGCCCGGCTCGCCGCCGGCCGGCGCTTTGCGCGGCGCGCCGAAGAAGGCGAGGAAGGTCAGGCGGAAGGTATAGAGCGACGTCAGGAAGGCGCCGATCACCCCGGCCGCCCAAAGGGCGCTGCCGCCGAGCGCCCAGCTCTCCCAGAGGATCTCTCCCTTGCTGTAGAAGCCGGCGGTGACGAGCGGCAGGCCGGCGAGCGAGGCGCCGCCGATCAGAAAGACCCAGAAGGTAAATGGAAGGGTGCGGCGCAGCCCGCCCATTTGAAAGAGGTTTTGCTCGCCGTGAAAGGCATGGATGACGACCCCGGCGGCCAAAAAGAGGAGCGCTTTGAAAAAGGCATGGGTCATCAGATGGAAGATCGCCGCCGACCAGGCCCCGACCCCCAGCGCCAGAAACATGTAGCCGATCTGGCTGATCGTGGAGTAGGCGAGGACCCGTTTTAGATCGGACTGCGTGAGGGCGCTGAAAGAGGCGATCAAGAGGGTCGCCGCCCCGATCACTGCGACCGCCATCAAGACCGGCGGGGCGAGGAGGAAGAGGGTGTGGGTCCGGGCGATCAGGTAGACCCCGGCGGTCACCATCGTCGCCGCGTGGATTAGCGCGCTCGTCGGGGTGGGGCCGGCCATCGCATCGGGCAGCCAGACCTGGAGCGGCAGCTGGGCCGATTTCCCGACC contains:
- a CDS encoding PAS domain S-box protein; its protein translation is MKEPEIPPDEEQRLASLRSLQILDTPREERFDRITRMAARLFDVPIALVTLVDASRQWFKSTQGLTLSETQRSISFCGHTILGRDIFVVPDSKEDPRFSDNPLVTGPPFLRFYAGCPLSGPDGRNLGTLCIIDSRPRQMTEADLKALKDLADLVQDELSNLTLSRTNALLSALQRENGERKRVEEALQRFQFSMEHAPDAVFFMTREAGFSYVNEQACRSLGYTRDELLSLKLWDIDPIYPKERWKQVWAQLLEDKTDSVHIETLHRRKDGLVFPVEVSAEHLWLGNDEFHVAFVRDISERKRAEEALREAEARVRLALQAGRIGTWDWNMETGKIVWSRGHEELWGMAPGTFKGTYKDFEGRIHPEDREGVERALALAIVERRTLRDKFRIVWPDGSIHWIAAQGEPFFDEEGKPVRMIGVVRDITEQRRAEDEVVLLQAILLAVGESPSLPAALYVAMEKICEATGWEIGQAWIPQPDGKTLACSPTWYRREGRFEKLRWMSREMTLHPGEGLPGIAFSTKQPVWVQDLSQAENCSRAPAATEAGLKSGFAVPVLAADQVVAVLEWYISESRREDERLIRLVSALASQLGVVVGRKRSEEALSAEKNRLAVTLRSIGDGVIATDTEGKIILMNKVAEGLTGTNQEEALGRPLNEIFSISDERTRQALENPVTQVLQTGFTVTPANPTVLISRDGSERIISDSAAPIRDQKGEIIGTILVFRNITDEKKREEDLLRMSKLEAVGLLAGGIAHDFNNIVTAILGNLSLIKTELGPAHRFYRHLEDAETASLRARDLSHQLLTFSKGGAPIKKTLRINQLLEHSIQFALRGSNVHPAFYISDALWPVDIDEGQISQVLHNLVINAQQAMPEGGTLQVRAENHIATGSEKRLPIPAGRYIHLSVRDFGIGIKKAHLDKIFDPYFTTKQKGSGFGLSTSYSIVKKHDGHMTVDSELGKGSTFSIYLPASSKEVEPPATTEAPLRGKGKILVMDDEKSVRRVLGEMLRFLGYEVGFAEDGSEAIARYREAKGSGHPFDLVIMDLTIPGEIGGREAIQKLLAVDPDVKAIVSSGYSNDPIMADYTQYGFKGVMAKPYKLDQLSKILHQVMASGGKDHTPEKRNERVDASEEDGRDQADTT
- a CDS encoding PilZ domain-containing protein, whose product is MQDRRKSPRIPIVSIARLTLEGMGREKSVLVRDISTHGVGIYTEEAYQQGDLVVIHLVLTGDRSETITESVAGEVAWVTPLPDGAHYAVGIRFENMEVERPKLYAYVKHLERINPGVDPKASA
- a CDS encoding NAD(P)H-dependent oxidoreductase, coding for MPFATDPTQSFKIFGLAGSLRQGSFNRALLLAAVEVAPKGVEIRIFDGLGEIPPFNADVEAEGDPEPVVAMKSAIREADALLIATPEYNYGIPGVLKNAIDWASRPPDGSVLQGKPAAIMGATPGMTGTARAQLALRQAFLFTETYAVLQPEVLVARAHEKIDGQGRLNDKATRNFIRELLESLIGWTLQLRQGAARREAA
- a CDS encoding NADH-quinone oxidoreductase subunit N, encoding MMQPADFTALLPFLIITATSVAVMLLIAVVRSHRWTVGLTTLGLTAAFFSLFISLRVAPRQVTPLLLVDRYALFYIGLIVAGAAAVALFSYDYFEKKEGRREEFYVLLLVATLGAAVLASSSHFASFFLGLETLSIPLFAMNAYLPDRKRPLEAGIKYLILAAVSSAFLLFGMALIYAALGTMSFRRIASLLAGDQPMETILILSGAVLILTGVGFKLSLVPFHLWTPDVYEGAPAPVTAFIATVSKGAMFALLLRAQVAAVNPTLQTAALIPSAAAGDPAAGPIVFLIALIAAASMIAGNFLALLQSNVKRILAYSSIAQMGYILVAFLAAGRFAVETVTFYLVTYFVTTLGAFGVVTLLSHPDREADQIDDYRGLFWRRPLLAGIFTAMLLSLAGLPLTAGFVGKFYLVAAGAASALWTLVFILVITSGISVFYYLRVIVALFANAEPAAPIASISFLGRGLIIVLAGLLIWLGTYPTPLIRIVQAMAAGVG
- the nuoM gene encoding NADH-quinone oxidoreductase subunit M, coding for MILVWLILIPLIGGLLAWAFGRDGKNTSRWISLIAVGLGFILSIVLWVRNAGRVMTFSAERPVAWLEEINLPWIPRFGITFHLAMDGLSLLLIVLTFFLGILSVLASWREIQERVGFFHFNLLWVLSGIVGVFLAVDLFLFYFAWELMLIPMTFLIAIWGHERRIYAAIKFFIFTHIGGLLMLIAILALYLIHGRATGNYSFAYEDLLNTPLRPETARWIMLGFFASFAVKLPMFPFHTWLPDAHTEAPTAGSVILAGLLLKTGAYGLLRFIFPLFPQAAREVAPYVMTLGVIGIIYGAFLAFSQTDLKRLVAYTSVSHLGFVLLGVFSWNALGIQGAVMEMLAHGISTGALFILVGQIQERTHTREIDRMGGLWSTMPRWSGVGFLFTMAAIGLPGLGNFIAEVLVLLGTYRVSVALTVWAAVGILVGTFYGMRLVQKVFHGPNRNGWTLPDLGTREILILVPLILTIVWLGIYPQPVFETFQATMEALQLAAGQTAVALGRG
- the nuoL gene encoding NADH-quinone oxidoreductase subunit L, which translates into the protein MRSLLWLIPAIPFFSALLLAIFGPRFSRKTIAVFGAGSIGLSALITLGIAADFITSPPPDHRYTQTLWTWMNVGDLNAPVALLLDPLSLVMIGVVTFVGFLIHLYSVEYMAPEEGYSRFFAYMNLFVGAMLILVLADHLLLLFLGWEGVGLCSFLLIGFWYTDPKNVRAARKAFIVTRIGDTALMIALALLLTHLGSLEITTLLDRAGQAWPIGAPLAIWAAALILGGAVGKSAQLPLQVWLPDAMAGPTPTSALIHAATMVTAGVYLIARTHTLFLLAPPVLMAVAVIGAATLLIASFSALTQSDLKRVLAYSTISQIGYMFLALGVGAWSAAIFHLMTHAFFKALLFLAAGVVIHAFHGEQNLFQMGGLRRTLPFTFWVFLIGGASLAGLPLVTAGFYSKGEILWESWALGGSALWAAGVIGAFLTSLYTFRLTFLAFFGAPRKAPAGGEPGLLIRIPLIVLGVLSIIGGFINLPPALGNKLLLTHFLQTVLPHTEASALHAAGGMTEIGSEAFVTAASLLGLFLAYLFYLRRPSLAESLAGRPVGRALHRFWSAGWGFDPLYDRLFVRPYILLAEAARRDLVDRFYERWLVRPVFLLSSVSLHDLIDSIYTGLARLAAVFYEMLRRTETGRVRWYAAGLAAGTIFFLGWVVLL